One genomic window of Desmospora activa DSM 45169 includes the following:
- a CDS encoding (2Fe-2S) ferredoxin domain-containing protein — translation MELEDVRKHVLICNGSTCLKNGGKEVAQAIRAEIKNQAIDDIHTTLTRCNGRCIDACTVITYPDGIWYKKMTPQWGAQLIRCLKKGESLSVSVAYSYDGERFTGWEAMADQEIVSSITPAEMQEEKVDLSSSDKHK, via the coding sequence ATGGAGTTAGAGGACGTACGCAAACATGTGCTGATTTGCAATGGAAGCACGTGTCTGAAGAACGGTGGAAAAGAAGTGGCACAAGCGATCCGGGCTGAAATTAAAAATCAAGCGATTGATGACATTCATACCACCTTGACTCGATGCAACGGTCGGTGCATCGATGCTTGTACGGTCATCACCTATCCCGACGGAATTTGGTACAAAAAGATGACCCCACAGTGGGGAGCACAATTAATCCGCTGTCTGAAGAAAGGGGAATCCCTTTCTGTCTCCGTAGCCTACTCATATGACGGAGAGCGGTTTACGGGTTGGGAAGCGATGGCGGACCAAGAAATTGTGTCTTCAATTACTCCTGCGGAAATGCAAGAGGAAAAGGTTGATCTCTCCTCTTCTGATAAGCACAAATAG